The Shewanella zhangzhouensis genome has a window encoding:
- a CDS encoding dienelactone hydrolase family protein has translation MRVCAEHHIINTATGPMGTRVYRPAGPGSFPAILFYSEIFQETAPISRMATVLAGHGFVVLVPEIFHELNPAGTVLGYDDEGKDKGNSDKATKPLESHDSDTVAMVDFVRRQPWCQGKIGAMGVCIGGHLAYRAAVNPDVAAAFCLYATDIHSGTIPSQPGNDSLSRTRDIRGELYMVFGKQDPHVPGEGRRLIQHNLEQHGVNHSWLEVNAEHAFMRDGDARHDPALALEMYQSAIALFQRTL, from the coding sequence ATGCGCGTCTGTGCCGAACACCATATTATCAATACTGCCACCGGCCCCATGGGCACTCGGGTTTATCGACCCGCAGGGCCCGGCAGTTTTCCCGCCATTTTGTTTTATTCTGAGATTTTTCAGGAAACGGCGCCCATCAGCCGCATGGCCACGGTGCTTGCAGGGCACGGATTTGTGGTACTGGTACCGGAAATCTTTCACGAGCTGAACCCCGCCGGTACTGTGCTGGGTTACGATGATGAGGGCAAAGATAAGGGCAACAGCGACAAGGCCACCAAGCCCCTTGAGAGCCACGACTCTGATACAGTAGCCATGGTGGACTTTGTTCGCCGGCAGCCATGGTGTCAGGGCAAAATTGGCGCCATGGGTGTTTGCATCGGTGGTCATCTGGCGTATCGCGCCGCGGTTAATCCGGATGTAGCAGCGGCCTTTTGCCTGTATGCCACCGATATTCACTCGGGCACCATACCCAGTCAGCCGGGCAATGACTCCCTCAGTCGCACCCGCGATATTCGCGGCGAACTCTATATGGTGTTTGGCAAACAAGATCCCCACGTGCCAGGCGAGGGCCGCAGGCTCATCCAGCACAATCTGGAGCAGCATGGGGTTAATCACAGCTGGCTCGAAGTGAACGCCGAACATGCCTTTATGCGGGACGGTGATGCCCGCCATGACCCGGCCCTGGCGCTGGAGATGTACCAAAGCGCTATCGCCCTGTTTCAGCGAACCCTCTAA